A section of the Streptomyces sp. V3I8 genome encodes:
- a CDS encoding DUF4383 domain-containing protein, giving the protein MASHVTHALRTTSKRQRIKLDEHLPVDHRLSRFYRIGAGLMGLVLLVFGILGLIDKVGFFDTGGDTVTGLSTNGALSVLSLCVGLLLLAGMVIGGNVASTINMILGVLFILSGFVNLALLDTDLNFLAFRIPNVLFSFVVGVLLMFFGMYGRVGSALPHDNPYWRSRHPEQSAYEQRAKAGAELRAKARAQGTRSAPAHLGEDRSAR; this is encoded by the coding sequence ATGGCCTCGCATGTCACGCATGCCCTGCGTACGACGTCCAAGCGGCAGCGGATCAAGCTCGACGAGCACCTGCCGGTCGACCACCGTCTCAGCCGGTTCTACCGGATCGGCGCCGGGCTCATGGGGCTCGTGCTGCTCGTCTTCGGCATTCTGGGTCTGATCGACAAGGTCGGCTTCTTCGACACCGGCGGTGACACCGTCACCGGACTCAGCACCAACGGCGCGCTCAGCGTGCTCTCCCTCTGCGTCGGGCTGCTGCTCCTGGCCGGCATGGTGATCGGCGGCAACGTCGCCTCGACCATCAACATGATCCTCGGGGTCCTGTTCATCCTCAGCGGCTTCGTGAACCTCGCCCTGCTCGACACCGACCTCAACTTCCTCGCCTTCCGCATCCCGAACGTGTTGTTCAGCTTCGTGGTCGGCGTACTGCTGATGTTCTTCGGGATGTACGGACGGGTCGGCTCGGCCCTGCCGCACGACAACCCGTACTGGCGCTCCCGCCACCCGGAACAGTCCGCCTACGAGCAGCGCGCGAAGGCGGGGGCCGAGCTGCGCGCGAAGGCCCGGGCTCAGGGCACCCGTTCCGCCCCGGCGCATCTGGGAGAGGACCGTTCAGCCCGCTAA
- a CDS encoding HAD family hydrolase, protein MPDPAPASASASAPVPIPASAPRVLVASDLDRTLIYSANALALTGPDAEAPRLLCVEVYGSKPLSYVTETAAGLLTELGGVADFVPTTTRTREQYHRIRLPGPASRYAICANGGHLLVDGVSDPDWHAGVTERLARECAPLDEVRTHMAAVADPAWVRKQRVAEDLFVYFVVERDLLPGEWVKELAVWAEQRGWTVSVQGRKIYAVPKPLTKSAAMREVARRTGATLTLAAGDSLLDADLLLAADRGWRPGHGELAEAGWTAQGITALPERGVIAGERILREFLDGVRVRVQAR, encoded by the coding sequence ATGCCGGATCCCGCCCCCGCCTCCGCCTCCGCCTCCGCCCCCGTCCCGATCCCCGCCTCCGCTCCCCGGGTGCTGGTCGCCAGCGACCTCGACCGGACGCTCATCTACTCCGCCAACGCACTCGCGCTGACCGGGCCCGACGCCGAGGCGCCCCGGCTGCTGTGCGTCGAGGTGTACGGGAGCAAGCCGCTGTCGTACGTCACCGAGACCGCGGCCGGGCTGCTCACCGAGCTGGGCGGGGTGGCGGACTTCGTCCCGACCACGACCCGTACCCGCGAGCAGTACCATCGCATCCGGCTCCCCGGCCCCGCCTCGCGGTACGCCATCTGCGCCAACGGCGGGCACCTCCTCGTCGACGGCGTCTCCGACCCCGACTGGCACGCCGGGGTGACCGAACGGCTGGCCCGCGAGTGCGCCCCGCTGGACGAGGTGCGCACGCACATGGCGGCCGTCGCGGACCCGGCCTGGGTACGCAAGCAGCGGGTCGCCGAGGACCTCTTCGTGTACTTCGTCGTCGAGCGGGACCTGCTCCCCGGCGAGTGGGTGAAGGAACTGGCCGTGTGGGCGGAGCAGCGCGGCTGGACCGTCTCCGTCCAGGGCCGCAAGATCTACGCCGTGCCGAAGCCGCTCACCAAGAGCGCCGCCATGCGTGAGGTCGCCCGCCGCACGGGTGCGACGCTCACCCTCGCGGCGGGCGACTCCCTTCTCGACGCCGACCTGCTGCTGGCCGCGGACCGCGGCTGGCGCCCGGGCCACGGCGAACTGGCCGAGGCGGGATGGACGGCCCAGGGGATCACCGCGCTCCCGGAACGGGGCGTGATCGCGGGCGAGCGGATCCTGCGGGAGTTCCTGGACGGGGTTCGGGTCCGGGTGCAGGCGCGGTAG
- a CDS encoding DedA family protein, which produces MDTLGAPGAGIAIALENLFPPLPSEVILPLAGFAASTGQMNLYAALLWTTAGSVIGALALYGVGALLGRDRTVAVAARLPLVKVSDIEKTEAWFSRHGTKAVFFGRMIPIFRSLISVPAGVERMPLPVFLGLTTLGSAIWNTVFVLAGYLLGENWADVTTYVTAYSKVVLVVAALALLVFVGVRLSRPGRGGRRRGEEKSGTRAGAEPGSGDRSETVPESTGAGTGTGSGPGGDRRPPRG; this is translated from the coding sequence ATGGACACGCTCGGCGCCCCGGGCGCGGGCATCGCCATCGCCCTGGAGAACCTCTTCCCACCCCTGCCGAGCGAGGTGATCCTGCCGCTGGCGGGATTCGCGGCGAGCACCGGGCAGATGAACCTGTACGCCGCGCTGCTGTGGACGACCGCCGGTTCGGTCATCGGCGCGCTCGCGCTGTACGGCGTGGGGGCGCTGCTCGGCCGCGACCGTACGGTGGCCGTCGCGGCGCGGTTGCCGCTGGTCAAGGTGTCGGACATCGAGAAGACGGAGGCGTGGTTCTCCCGGCACGGCACCAAGGCCGTGTTCTTCGGACGGATGATCCCCATCTTCCGGAGCCTGATCTCGGTGCCCGCGGGCGTCGAACGGATGCCCCTGCCCGTCTTCCTCGGTCTGACCACGCTGGGCAGCGCCATCTGGAACACCGTCTTCGTCCTCGCCGGCTACCTGCTCGGCGAGAACTGGGCCGACGTCACCACCTACGTGACCGCGTACTCGAAGGTCGTCCTGGTCGTCGCGGCGCTCGCCCTGCTGGTCTTCGTCGGCGTACGACTGTCCAGGCCGGGTCGCGGCGGCCGACGGCGAGGGGAGGAGAAGTCAGGGACGAGGGCTGGGGCAGAGCCGGGGTCGGGCGACCGTTCCGAAACCGTGCCCGAGTCCACCGGTGCCGGAACCGGCACCGGATCCGGCCCCGGCGGCGACCGGCGCCCTCCCCGCGGCTGA
- a CDS encoding SDR family oxidoreductase, protein MTPQTAPTPPPTRNLTLITGASSGIGRAFAERLSKDGHDLILVARRRERLEELAATLPTEVEVVTADLSTDEGIDAVAELCANRPLKTLVNNAGVAHYMPLDQLPAAKARELVNVKVAAPTLLTRAALPGMLARDKGTIVNVAGMLAFSGPATQKAGRAVYAGSLAHTVTMTQTLHAELEGTAVTAHVVCPGVVATEFHEVQGMDLSAIPRMSADDVVTAALAGIELGEVVIAPGVEDRTVLESAFTATLTAFESQAPHLASRYHQT, encoded by the coding sequence ATGACACCGCAGACTGCCCCCACCCCTCCCCCCACCCGCAACCTCACCCTCATCACCGGCGCGTCGTCGGGAATCGGCAGGGCGTTCGCGGAACGCCTGTCGAAGGACGGCCACGACCTGATCCTGGTCGCGCGCCGGCGGGAACGGCTCGAAGAGCTCGCGGCCACGCTGCCCACCGAGGTGGAGGTCGTCACCGCCGACCTGTCCACGGACGAGGGCATCGACGCGGTGGCCGAGCTGTGCGCGAACCGCCCGCTGAAGACGCTCGTGAACAACGCCGGCGTCGCGCACTACATGCCGCTGGACCAGCTCCCCGCCGCGAAGGCGCGCGAACTGGTGAACGTCAAGGTCGCCGCACCGACCCTGCTGACCCGCGCGGCCCTGCCCGGCATGCTCGCGCGCGACAAGGGCACGATCGTGAACGTCGCAGGCATGCTCGCCTTCTCGGGCCCCGCGACACAGAAGGCGGGCCGCGCGGTGTACGCGGGCAGCCTGGCCCACACGGTCACGATGACGCAGACCCTGCACGCCGAGCTGGAGGGAACGGCCGTGACGGCACACGTCGTCTGCCCCGGCGTGGTGGCCACGGAGTTCCACGAGGTCCAGGGAATGGACCTGTCGGCCATCCCCCGCATGTCGGCGGACGACGTCGTAACGGCGGCCCTGGCGGGCATCGAACTCGGCGAGGTCGTCATCGCCCCGGGCGTCGAGGACCGCACCGTCCTCGAATCGGCGTTCACCGCGACCCTGACCGCGTTCGAATCCCAGGCCCCCCATCTGGCATCCCGTTACCACCAGACCTGA
- a CDS encoding zinc ribbon domain-containing protein: MPRYEYRCRTCGDTFEKSRPMAESSAPAACPAGHDDTVKLLSAVAVGGSAASSAAAPRSGGGGGGGGGCCGGGCCS; the protein is encoded by the coding sequence ATGCCTCGCTATGAGTACCGCTGCCGCACCTGCGGAGACACCTTCGAGAAGAGCCGTCCGATGGCCGAGTCGTCCGCACCCGCGGCCTGCCCCGCCGGTCATGACGACACGGTGAAGCTGCTGTCGGCGGTGGCGGTCGGCGGCTCCGCCGCGTCGTCCGCGGCCGCGCCCCGCTCCGGCGGTGGGGGCGGAGGCGGGGGTGGCTGCTGCGGCGGGGGCTGCTGCAGCTGA
- a CDS encoding phosphoribosyltransferase has protein sequence MNKVVNDGSGVWSATGFRPGTGAPARTGARGGPADGASAGEVWSGSWVAARLGVELVGDEGLGELLGLALRRNPKRAHLLVSNVLGKHVPQSPAVVYGYGFALGLRVRALLGEEAAGRAVVLGYAETATGLGHSVADGVGLAPCLHSTRRPVEGVATAGGFEESHSHATSHLLLPEDPGLLATDGPLVLVDDEFSTGNTILNTIRDLHERYPRDRYVIVALVDMRSAADLGRLADFAREIDATVDLVTAASGTVRLPEGVLEKGQALVAEHERAAEGERAAGLAAVAADGTAAGLTEAAGGGTAAGLAAVAADGTAAGLAAVAADGTAAGLAAVAADGTATGLAAVAGGGTATGGGTAAGGGGTAEDGAAAVAPAPLPEPGTIVRVDLGWPQGLADGGRHGFTPEHRTRLEAALPAMAARISAALPPSARRGRVLVLGFEELMYAPLRLGVALEKLTDAEVRCSTTTRSPVLAVDDPGYAIRTRLVFPAHDDPADGPGERYAYNVAGAGFDAVVAVVDSVADTPELHAPGGLLAQLAAHTRSVLLAVVPSYVPATPTTLATPAVPAERPLMLPEPLRGPDFSSYAPDEVGWLLQDLSDTRLEAPTEEREEAIQAGGAHYAESLPVEYQPSPQYQELFRSALADSAARIALAVGAVTETVLAERSPRPVLVSLARAGTPVGVLMRRWARHRHGLDLPHYAVSIVRGRGIDANALRWLAAHHDPADVVFVDGWTGKGAITRELAQALREFEASDGVGGFDPEIAVLADPGSCVRTYGTREDFLIPSACLNSTVSGLISRTVLRADLVGEHDYHGAKFYRELADVDVSVEFLDAISARFDEVGDAVDDRVKELLSTDRTPTWEGWAAVERISDEYGIHDVNLVKPGVGEATRVLLRRVPWKILARAGAGADLDHVRLLAEQRGVPVEEVADLPYTCVGLIHPKYTRGATGADGRAVTV, from the coding sequence ATGAACAAGGTCGTGAACGACGGGTCCGGCGTCTGGTCCGCGACGGGTTTCCGTCCCGGCACCGGGGCGCCGGCCCGGACCGGAGCGCGGGGCGGCCCGGCGGACGGCGCGTCCGCGGGCGAGGTCTGGTCCGGGAGCTGGGTCGCCGCGCGGCTCGGCGTCGAACTCGTCGGGGACGAGGGGCTCGGGGAACTGCTGGGGCTCGCGCTGCGGCGCAACCCCAAGCGCGCGCACCTGCTCGTGTCGAACGTGCTCGGCAAGCACGTACCGCAGTCGCCCGCCGTCGTGTACGGGTACGGGTTCGCGCTCGGCCTGCGCGTGCGCGCCCTGCTCGGCGAGGAGGCGGCGGGCCGGGCCGTCGTCCTCGGATACGCCGAGACGGCCACCGGGCTCGGCCACTCGGTCGCGGACGGCGTGGGCCTCGCCCCCTGCCTCCACTCGACCCGGCGCCCGGTCGAGGGCGTCGCGACCGCGGGCGGCTTCGAGGAGTCCCACTCGCACGCCACCTCGCACCTGCTGCTCCCGGAGGACCCCGGCCTGCTGGCCACCGACGGCCCGCTCGTCCTCGTCGACGACGAGTTCTCCACCGGCAACACGATCCTCAACACCATCCGTGACCTGCACGAACGCTATCCGCGCGACCGGTACGTCATCGTCGCCCTGGTCGACATGCGCTCGGCCGCCGACCTCGGCCGGCTGGCGGACTTCGCCCGCGAGATCGACGCGACCGTGGACCTCGTGACGGCCGCCTCCGGCACGGTACGGCTGCCCGAGGGCGTACTGGAGAAGGGGCAGGCACTGGTCGCCGAGCACGAGCGGGCCGCCGAGGGCGAACGGGCCGCCGGGCTTGCGGCAGTCGCCGCGGACGGGACAGCCGCCGGGCTCACGGAAGCCGCCGGGGGCGGGACAGCCGCCGGGCTCGCGGCAGTCGCCGCGGACGGGACAGCCGCCGGGCTCGCGGCAGTCGCCGCGGACGGGACAGCCGCCGGGCTCGCGGCAGTCGCCGCGGACGGGACAGCCACCGGGCTTGCGGCAGTCGCCGGGGGCGGGACAGCCACCGGGGGCGGGACAGCTGCCGGGGGCGGGGGAACGGCCGAGGACGGGGCAGCGGCCGTCGCCCCCGCACCGCTTCCGGAGCCCGGCACGATCGTCCGGGTGGACCTCGGCTGGCCGCAGGGTCTCGCCGACGGCGGCCGGCACGGCTTCACGCCGGAGCACCGCACCCGTCTGGAGGCCGCGCTGCCCGCCATGGCGGCCCGAATATCCGCGGCGCTCCCGCCCTCCGCCCGCCGCGGCCGCGTCCTCGTACTCGGCTTCGAGGAGCTGATGTACGCGCCGCTGCGGCTCGGGGTCGCGCTGGAGAAACTGACCGACGCCGAGGTCCGCTGCTCCACGACCACCCGCTCACCCGTCCTGGCCGTCGACGACCCCGGCTACGCGATCCGCACCCGGCTGGTCTTCCCGGCCCATGACGACCCGGCCGACGGCCCCGGCGAGCGGTACGCCTACAACGTGGCCGGCGCCGGCTTCGACGCGGTCGTCGCCGTGGTCGACTCCGTCGCCGACACCCCCGAACTGCACGCACCCGGCGGCCTGCTGGCGCAGCTCGCCGCCCACACGCGGAGCGTGCTGCTCGCCGTCGTCCCCTCGTATGTACCCGCCACACCCACGACACTCGCTACACCCGCCGTACCTGCTGAAAGGCCTTTGATGCTGCCCGAGCCCCTCCGTGGCCCCGACTTCTCCTCGTACGCGCCGGACGAGGTCGGCTGGCTGCTGCAGGACCTCTCGGACACCCGGCTGGAGGCACCGACCGAGGAACGCGAGGAGGCCATCCAGGCCGGCGGCGCCCACTACGCCGAGTCGCTGCCGGTGGAGTACCAGCCGAGCCCGCAGTACCAGGAGCTGTTCCGCAGCGCGCTCGCCGATTCGGCGGCCCGTATCGCACTGGCCGTGGGAGCGGTCACCGAGACCGTGCTGGCGGAGCGCTCACCGCGTCCCGTGCTCGTCTCTCTGGCCCGCGCCGGCACCCCCGTCGGCGTCCTGATGCGGCGCTGGGCCCGGCACCGCCACGGCCTCGACCTGCCGCACTACGCCGTCTCCATCGTGCGGGGCCGCGGCATCGACGCCAACGCGCTGCGCTGGCTGGCCGCCCACCACGACCCGGCCGACGTCGTCTTCGTGGACGGCTGGACCGGCAAGGGGGCCATCACCCGCGAACTGGCTCAGGCCCTGCGGGAGTTCGAGGCATCCGACGGCGTCGGCGGCTTCGACCCGGAGATAGCGGTCCTCGCCGACCCCGGTTCCTGCGTGCGCACGTACGGCACCCGCGAGGACTTCCTCATCCCGTCCGCCTGCCTCAACTCCACCGTCTCCGGGCTCATTTCGCGTACGGTGCTCCGCGCCGACCTGGTGGGGGAGCACGATTACCACGGGGCGAAGTTCTACCGCGAACTCGCCGACGTGGACGTCTCCGTCGAGTTCCTGGACGCGATCTCCGCCCGCTTCGACGAGGTCGGCGACGCGGTGGACGACCGGGTCAAGGAACTGCTCTCCACCGACCGCACCCCGACCTGGGAGGGCTGGGCGGCGGTCGAGCGGATCAGCGACGAGTACGGCATCCACGACGTCAACCTGGTGAAGCCGGGCGTCGGCGAGGCGACCCGGGTGCTGCTGCGCCGCGTCCCCTGGAAGATCCTCGCCCGCGCCGGGGCGGGCGCCGACCTCGACCACGTACGCCTGCTCGCCGAACAGCGCGGCGTACCCGTCGAGGAGGTCGCCGACCTCCCGTACACCTGCGTCGGGCTGATCCACCCCAAGTACACGCGCGGCGCGACCGGCGCCGACGGCCGGGCGGTGACGGTCTGA